CGAACAGTTTCGTGCCGGTCTACGCCCGGCTCCGCGCCGCCGACCCCGCCGACGCGAAGCGGTTGGCGGGGGCGCTGCTGTCGGTCCTGATCCTCGTGAACGCGGTGTTGCTGCTCCTCGCGACGCTCGCCGCACCGTGGATCGTCGACCTGTTGCTCGGGGCGGCGGGGAGCGTCGACCGGGACCTGGCGGTCCGCCTCACCCGCGCGGTGTTCCCGTTCCTCGCCGCGGTGAGCCTCTCGGCGTGGGCGATGGGGCTGCTGAACGCCCGCGAGCGGTTCCTCGCGCCCGCCCTGGCGCCGGTGGCGCTGAACGTCGTGGCGCTCGCCGGGATGACGACGTTCCCGGGGGCCGCGGTCCCGCTCGCCGTCGCCTTCGTCGCGGGCGGCGTCGCGCAGGCGCTCGTGCAGGTGCCCGCCCTGGTGCGGGCCGGGGCGGCGCCGGTCCCCCGCCGCCCGTGGCACCCGGAGCTCGTGGGGGTGCTGGTGTTGATGGCGCCGTTCGCGATCACGACCAGCGGACGGCAGGCGGTGAACCTGGTCGCGACGCGGGTCCTGGACGGGCTGCCGGTCGGCTCGCAGACGGCGTGGTTCAACGCCGACCTGTTCCTGTCGTTGGCGTTGGGCGTGTTCGCCGTCAGTCCCGCCCTCGCCTGGTACGCCCGCCTCTCGAACCTGGTGGGCGAGGACGAGGCGGCGTTCGCGCCGACCCTCCGGGAGGGGCTCGGCGTGATCGCCTTCCTCACCGCGCCCGCGGGGGCGTTGCTGGTCGCGCTCCCCGAGCCGGCGGTCCGGGTGGTGTTCGACGGGCTGTCGCTCGTCGGCGGGGGGCTCGGTCCCGACCGCCTCGCGGCGACGGTCGCGGCGACCGGCCCGATCGGGCTCGCCGTCCCCGCCCTGGGGCTGCATCAACTGCTGTCGCGCGTCTGGTACGTCCGCGGCGAGGTACGCCTCCCGATCCTCGTCGCGGTCGCGTTCCTGAGCGTGCAGGCGACCGCCTTCGCGGTGCTCGGCCCGCGGTTCGGGGTCGCGGGCCTGGCGTGGGGCGCGGCCGGCGCCGCCTGGCTGCAGCTGGCGGCGTTGGGCCTCCTGACCGCCCGCCGCGAGGGCCTGAACGTCGCGCGGTGGGTCGGGCACGGCGTGCGGGTCGCTCTCGCCGCGGGGGCGGCCGCAACGCTCGCGGCGGGCGTCGCGTCGCTCGTGGCGACCCCCGACTGGTGGGGGTGGGCGGCGCGCCTCGCGGTGGGCGGAACGGCGGGGGTCGCGGCGTACCTGGCGTTCGCCGTCCTGCTGCGCATCCCCGAGGTCGGGCGGCTGACCTCCTGGCGTCCGGGGCGGTGGAACGGGTAGGGTCCGCGTCCAGGAGGTCCACATGCCCACCGTTCGTTCGCACGACACGACCCACGACGTTCCCGCCGGTACCCGCCTGGTCCACGCCCTCGAGGCGATGGGGACGGGCGTCGGCCACCGCTGCGGCGGCAAGGCCCGCTGCACCACCTGCCGCGTCACCTTCGAGCAGGGCGAGCCCGACGCCATGACGACCGCGGAGGCCGACAAGCTTCGCGATCAGGGGCTGCTGGGCGAGGTGCGCCTCGCCTGCCAGATCCTCGTCGAGCAGGACATGGAGGTCACGCCCCTGATGACCGTCGAGGGGGAGGGCTGGAGCGATCCGGGGCCCACCCCGGCCGACGGGATCGAGCCGGACCCGAGCTGGACGACGCGCGACGCCGCCACGACCGACTGACGCGGTGCCCCGCGAGGCGTCGGCCGGCCCCTCCCGGGGGCCGGCCGACGTCGTGGAGGTCACGGCGTCCACCGCGGTACCCTGCCCCTCGATGCCTTCGTACCCCGCGCCCTCCGCACCGGCCGTCCACCCCACCCCCGCGCCCGTCCGCTCCCTCCGCGCGCGGGTCGCGCGATGAGTCGCGCCGACCGCGAGGCGTTCTGGGACCGCGCGGAGATGGCGGAGCGGATGGGGGGGCGCCCGCCCGACCACCGCTTCGTCGCGCTGATGGACGAGGTCGCGGACCCCGGACGGATCCTCGACGTGGGGTGCGCGGGGGGCCGCAACGCCGCCTTCGCCGCGGAGCGCGGCGCGGACGTGCACGCCTTCGACGCCGCCCCCGCGATGGTGGACGCGACCCGCGCCCGCCTCGCCGGGCTCGGGGTGGCGGACGCGGACGCGCGGGTGCGGCGCCTCGACCTGCTCGACCTGCCCACCACCGCGTGGCCCGCGACGCTGGCGCCGTTCGGGGTCGTTCTGGCGCTCGGGGTGCTGCAGGACCTGCCCGATGCGGCGTCGACCCGGGCGGTGCTCGCGCGCCTCGCGTCGTGGTTGGCGCCGGACGGCACGCTGCTGCTGGCGAACTTCGGGCCGGAATCCCGCACCGAGGGGGTCCCCCTCACGCCGGTCGCGGACGCCGAGCACGCGTACCTGGGGTTCGGGGGGGAGGACCGCCGCATGACGCTGCCCGACGCCGCCACCCTCGACGCCTGGGCGGCGGACGCGGGCCTCCGGCCCGCCGTCGCGACGGAGACGAAGCGGGTGGCGACCGACGCGGGGCACCGCGACACGATCAACGCCAGCTACCGGCCGGCGGGGGCCGCGGGGTGACGACGGGCGGGCGCGAGCGCGTCGCGCTGGTGATGGCGGGCGGGCGCGGGCAGCGC
The nucleotide sequence above comes from Trueperaceae bacterium. Encoded proteins:
- the murJ gene encoding murein biosynthesis integral membrane protein MurJ, whose translation is MSGDGSRRPGRGAAILMAGTLASRVTGLARHSLLNQLFDARVTDAFTVAWRIPNLFRELLAEGALSNSFVPVYARLRAADPADAKRLAGALLSVLILVNAVLLLLATLAAPWIVDLLLGAAGSVDRDLAVRLTRAVFPFLAAVSLSAWAMGLLNARERFLAPALAPVALNVVALAGMTTFPGAAVPLAVAFVAGGVAQALVQVPALVRAGAAPVPRRPWHPELVGVLVLMAPFAITTSGRQAVNLVATRVLDGLPVGSQTAWFNADLFLSLALGVFAVSPALAWYARLSNLVGEDEAAFAPTLREGLGVIAFLTAPAGALLVALPEPAVRVVFDGLSLVGGGLGPDRLAATVAATGPIGLAVPALGLHQLLSRVWYVRGEVRLPILVAVAFLSVQATAFAVLGPRFGVAGLAWGAAGAAWLQLAALGLLTARREGLNVARWVGHGVRVALAAGAAATLAAGVASLVATPDWWGWAARLAVGGTAGVAAYLAFAVLLRIPEVGRLTSWRPGRWNG
- a CDS encoding 2Fe-2S iron-sulfur cluster-binding protein — translated: MPTVRSHDTTHDVPAGTRLVHALEAMGTGVGHRCGGKARCTTCRVTFEQGEPDAMTTAEADKLRDQGLLGEVRLACQILVEQDMEVTPLMTVEGEGWSDPGPTPADGIEPDPSWTTRDAATTD
- a CDS encoding class I SAM-dependent methyltransferase, with the translated sequence MSRADREAFWDRAEMAERMGGRPPDHRFVALMDEVADPGRILDVGCAGGRNAAFAAERGADVHAFDAAPAMVDATRARLAGLGVADADARVRRLDLLDLPTTAWPATLAPFGVVLALGVLQDLPDAASTRAVLARLASWLAPDGTLLLANFGPESRTEGVPLTPVADAEHAYLGFGGEDRRMTLPDAATLDAWAADAGLRPAVATETKRVATDAGHRDTINASYRPAGAAG